One region of Quercus lobata isolate SW786 chromosome 2, ValleyOak3.0 Primary Assembly, whole genome shotgun sequence genomic DNA includes:
- the LOC115968140 gene encoding receptor-like protein EIX2, with the protein MDGSLGSIRLLFLGLLIIASIHPNFFCSGDYEVHCIESERHALLKFKQHLKDPLNRLASWAGDGDCCQWAGVVCHNVTAHVHELHLRSFPPSRDFLTDEGQHEVQYEAYVQSMFGGKINPSLLDLKHLNYLDLSNNDFSGTQIPKFLGSMGSLRYLNLSNTRFEGVIPHQLGNLSYLCYLDLQGYGLYANNLQWLSGLPSLQHLDMSHVNLRKASDWLQVTSKLMSLLELRLSDCELRFIPSTPNGNFSFLVSLDLSGNFFENTFIPLWIFSLPNLVSFDLSDNGFQGPIPDELQNMTSLKHLHLSGNHFNHPIPIWLYSFSHLKFLDLHSNNLQGTISSAIENLTSAISIDFSYNELGGKVPRSLGNLCNLREIKLSSNKWSQKISEILESLSGCLSEKLEILELTDAQLPGHLTGELGMFKNLVKLTFVYNSISGPIPMSLGNLSSLKFLDLSNNQFNGILHQNFWQLKNLVKVTFSKNSISGPIPVPSGNLSSLTFLDFSHNQFNGTLHQNFGQFKNLVRLSIWNNSVSGPIPVSLGNLSSLRVLDLANNQFKGSLPQNFGQLSKLETLFIESNMLEGVVSEVHFSNLTRLTELFAFGNRLTLKVSHDWIPPFQLEKLNLQSWNLGPKFPQWLCSQRYLLHLDISNTGVLDVVPLSFWDSSSQFEYLNLANNLFHGEIPNCPMILSTSSVIDFSSNHFNGPLPCVSSNVIVLDLSNNSFSGSISHLLCFKVNESKQLGFLNLEKNHLSGKIPDCWTKWKKLEFLNLGNNNFTSSIPASIGSLALLKSLRLHNNKLSGKLQSSLKNCEKLEYIDVAENEFFGSIPSWIGHKCSSLMILNLRSNNFHGHIPEELCALTSLQILDLSHNKLSGSMPTCVKNFSAMATKNSSNHDMSFRFTSSYDDILPRESALLVIKGRLFEYSTILQQVKSIDISSNCLSGEIPKEVTNLQGLQSLNLSNNLLIGRIPESIGNMGSLESIDFSTNQLSGQIPSSISSLTFLNHLNLSNNNLIGKIPLSTQLQTFNASSFIGNKLCGPPLTNNCTISGVQPNNGYIGVKDRGGLVVDWFYVSPLLGFVVGFWVVCGPLLYKKQWRMMYFQFLDQMWYKLKDVVSLR; encoded by the exons ATGGACGGTTCCTTAGGATCCATTAGACTCCTTTTCCTTGGCTTGCTCATTATTGCAAGTATTCATCCCAACTTCTTCTGCAGCGGAGATTATGAGGTTCATTGCATCGAAAGCGAGCGACATGCCCTTCTCAAGTTCAAGCAACATCTTAAAGATCCCTTAAACCGGCTCGCCTCCTGGGCTGGTGATGGGGATTGTTGTCAATGGGCGGGTGTTGTCTGCCACAATGTTACTGCTCATGTCCATGAACTCCATCTCAGAAGCTTTCCTCCTTCGCGTGATTTTCTAACTGATGAGGGCCAACACGAAGTACAATATGAAGCTTACGTGCAGTCAATGTTTGGTGGTAAGATAAATCCTTCTCTGCTTGATTTGAAGCATTTAAATTACTTGGACCTGAGCAACAATGATTTCAGTGGTACTCAAATTCCCAAATTCCTCGGCTCAATGGGGAGTTTAAGATATCTTAATCTCTCTAATACGAGATTTGAGGGTGTGATACCTCATCAACTAGGAAATCTCTCATATTTATGCTATCTCGATCTTCAAGGTTATGGTTTATATGCCAATAACCTTCAATGGCTTTCTGGTCTTCCTTCACTACAGCATCTTGATATGAGTCATGTAAATCTTAGAAAAGCCTCTGATTGGTTACAAGTGACAAGCAAACTCATGTCCTTGTTAGAGTTAAGGTTGTCGGATTGCGAACTTCGTTTCATTCCATCCACACCCAATGGTAACTTTTCATTTCTTGTCTCCCTTGATCTTTCAGGGAACTTTTTTGAGAACACTTTTATTCCATTATGGATCTTCAGTCTTCCAAATCTagtttcttttgatctatctgACAATGGCTTTCAAGGTCCAATCCCTGATGAACTCCAAAACATGACCTCTCTTAAACACCTCCATCTATCGGGGAACCATTTCAACCATCCAATTCCCATTTGGTTGTATAGTTTTAGTCATCTTAAGTTTCTTGACCTTCACTCCAATAATTTGCAAGGTACAATCTCTAGTGCCATTGAAAACCTAACATCTGCTATTAGTATTGATTTTTCATACAATGAACTAGGAGGAAAGGTACCAAGATCGTTGGGTAATCTTTGTAACTTAAGGGAAATCAAATTGTCATCCAACAAATGGAGTCAAAAGATATCTGAAATCTTAGAAAGTTTATCAGGGTGTCTTTCCGAGAAACTAGAGATCTTAGAATTGACTGATGCTCAACTTCCTGGTCATTTGACAGGTGAACTTGGGATGTTTAAAAATCTAGTCAAACTTACTTTTGTGTATAATTCAATTTCAGGACCAATTCCAATGTCTCTAGGAAATCTCTCATCTTTAAAATTCCTAGATCTTtcaaataatcaattcaatGGAATTCTCCATCAAAACTTTTGGCAATTGAAAAATCTAGTCAAAGTTACATTTTCGAAGAATTCAATTTCAGGTCCAATTCCAGTGCCTTCAGGGAACCTTTCATCTTTGACATTCTTGGATTTTTCACATAATCAATTCAATGGAACTCTCCACCAAAATTTTGGGCAATTTAAAAATCTTGTCAGACTTTCTATTTGGAATAATTCAGTTTCGGGTCCAATTCCAGTTTCTTTAGGGAATCTTTCATCTTTGAGAGTTCTGGATCTTGCAAATAATCAATTCAAAGGATCTCTCCCTCAAAATTTTGGACAACTTTCTAAACTAGAGACTTTATTTATTGAATCAAATATGTTGGAAGGTGTTGTGTCCGAAGTTCATTTTTCCAATTTGACAAGATTGACTGAACTTTTTGCATTTGGAAACCGACTGACTTTAAAAGTAAGTCATGATTGGATTCCTCCTTTTCAGCTTGAGAAATTAAACTTGCAATCATGGAATTTAGGGCCAAAATTTCCTCAATGGCTTTGTTCACAAAGATATCTTCTTCATTTGGACATATCCAACACAGGAGTTTTAGATGTGGTTCCTCTTTCATTTTGGGACTCATCTTCTCAGTTTGAATATCTAAATCTTGCAAACAATCTATTCCATGGAGAGATTCCAAATTGTCCCATGATTTTGTCTACTTCTTCAGTGATTGATTTCAGTTCAAACCACTTCAACGGTCCATTACCTTGTGTATCCTCTAATGTGATTGTGCTAGATCTTTCTAACAATTCATTTTCTGGATCTATTTCACACCTTTTGTGTTTCAAGGTGAATGAGTCCAAACAATTAGGATTTCTCAATCTTGAAAAAAATCACTTATCAGGAAAAATACCTGATTGTTGGACGAAGTGGAAGAAGTTAGAGTTCTTAAATTTGGGGAACAACAATTTTACTAGTAGCATTCCAGCATCCATTGGATCCTTGGCTCTTCTAAAGTCTTTGCGCCTACACAACAACAAACTCTCAGGAAAATTACAATcatctttgaaaaattgtgaaaagtTGGAGTATATTGATGTTGCtgaaaatgagttttttggaaGCATACCTTCATGGATAGGACATAAATGTTCAAGCTTGATGATTCTCAACCTTCGCTCAAATAATTTCCATGGTCACATACCAGAAGAACTTTGTGCTCTAACTTCACTCCAGATTTTGGACCTGTCACATAATAAGCTATCTGGAAGCATGCCTACATGTGTTAAAAATTTCAGTGCTATGGCCACAAAAAATAGTTCAAATCATGACATGAGTTTTCGCTTCACATCTTCTTATGATGACATTCTCCCTCGTGAAAGTGCATTGCTTGTGATAAAGGGAAGACTTTTTGAGTATAGCACCATTCTCCAGCAAGTCAAAAGTATAGATATTTCTAGTAATTGTTTATCAGGAGAGATCCCCAAAGAAGTGACCAATCTCCAAGGATTACAATCACTGAATCTATCAAATAATCTCTTAATTGGAAGAATTCCAGAGAGTATAGGTAATATGGGATCATTGGAATCAATCGATTTCTCCACAAACCAACTTTCTGGTCAAATTCCCTCAAGCATATCAAGTTTGACATTTTTAAATCATTTGAACTTGTCAAACAACAATTTGATAGGGAAAATTCCTTTAAGCACTCAACTACAAACCTTCAATGCATCCAGTTTTATTGGAAACAAACTTTGTGGACCACCACTTACTAATAATTGTACTATAAGTGGTGTTCAACCCAACAATGGATACATAGGGGTTAAAGATAGGGGTGGACTTGTAGTAGATTGGTTCTATGTGAGCCCGTTACTCGGTTTTGTGGTTGGGTTTTGGGTTGTATGTGGTCCTTTACTATACAAAAAGCAATGGAGAATGATGTACTTCCAATTTCTGGATCAGATGTGGTACAAGCTCAAGGATGTTGTTTCATT GAGATGA